One region of Caldimonas thermodepolymerans genomic DNA includes:
- a CDS encoding YhbY family RNA-binding protein — translation MPAIQLTPAERKEHRAAAHHLDPVVYVGAEGLTPAVVKETDAALKAHGLIKVRVFSDDREERERILAELSGRLDAAPIQHIGKLLVLWRPIPPKEKAPDEDRKPGPKTVKIIKYSKRGGQRPQVKKVTVLGNQRVTPGGSIKRAKPRATSVKKKLAGQ, via the coding sequence ATGCCTGCCATCCAATTGACCCCGGCCGAGCGCAAGGAACACCGCGCGGCCGCCCACCACCTCGACCCCGTCGTCTACGTCGGCGCCGAGGGCCTGACGCCTGCCGTCGTGAAGGAAACGGACGCCGCCCTCAAGGCCCACGGCCTGATCAAGGTACGGGTGTTCTCGGACGACCGGGAGGAACGCGAACGCATCCTCGCCGAGCTGAGCGGCCGGCTCGACGCCGCGCCGATCCAGCACATCGGCAAGCTGCTGGTGCTGTGGCGCCCCATCCCCCCGAAGGAAAAGGCCCCCGACGAGGACCGCAAGCCCGGCCCGAAGACCGTCAAGATCATCAAGTACTCGAAGCGCGGCGGCCAGCGGCCCCAGGTGAAGAAGGTGACCGTACTGGGCAACCAGCGCGTGACCCCCGGCGGCAGCATCAAGCGCGCCAAGCCGCGCGCCACCAGCGTCAAGAAGAAGCTGGCCGGCCAGTGA
- the greA gene encoding transcription elongation factor GreA, with product MATIPLTKRGAEKLKEELHRLKTIERPAVINAIAEARAQGDLSENAEYDAAKDKQGFIEGRIQEIEGKLAAAQIIDPSTLDAGGRVVFGATVDLEEEETGEAVTYQIVGDDEADLKQGLISVSSPIARALIGKEVGDVAEVQAPGGIKRYEVVNVRYI from the coding sequence ATGGCCACCATTCCACTGACCAAGCGCGGGGCCGAGAAGCTCAAGGAGGAGCTGCACCGCCTGAAGACGATCGAGCGCCCGGCCGTGATCAACGCGATCGCCGAGGCGCGCGCCCAGGGCGACCTGTCGGAGAACGCCGAGTACGACGCCGCCAAGGACAAGCAGGGCTTCATCGAAGGCCGCATCCAGGAAATCGAGGGCAAGCTGGCCGCCGCCCAGATCATCGACCCGTCCACGCTGGACGCGGGCGGCCGGGTGGTGTTCGGCGCCACGGTCGACCTGGAGGAAGAGGAAACCGGCGAGGCCGTGACCTACCAGATCGTCGGCGACGACGAGGCCGACCTGAAGCAGGGCCTGATCTCGGTCAGCTCGCCGATCGCGCGCGCGCTGATCGGCAAGGAAGTCGGCGACGTGGCGGAGGTGCAGGCCCCGGGCGGCATCAAGCGCTACGAAGTCGTCAACGTCCGCTACATCTGA
- the ftsH gene encoding ATP-dependent zinc metalloprotease FtsH: MNNQWFSKVAVWLVIALVLFTVFKQFDRGVATAGQIGYSDFLEEVRNGRIKQVTLQEGPGGAEIVALTNDDRRIRTTATHFDRGLVGDLINHNVKFDVKPREEPSLLMSILISWGPMLLLIGVWIYFMRQMQGGGKGGAFSFGKSRARMLDESNNSITFADVAGCDEAKEEVRELVDFLKDPQKFQKLGGRIPRGVLMVGPPGTGKTLLAKAIAGEAKVPFFSISGSDFVEMFVGVGAARVRDMFEQAKKNAPCIIFIDEIDAVGRHRGAGLGGGNDEREQTLNQMLVEMDGFETNLGVIVIAATNRPDILDPALLRPGRFDRQVYVTLPDVRGREQILNVHMRKVPIGTDVRPDILARGTPGFSGADLANLVNEAALFAARRNARVVEMQDFEKAKDKILMGPERKSMIMPEEERRNTAYHEAGHALVAKLLPKTDPVHKVTIIPRGRALGVTMQLPEGDRYSMDKERMLNTISVLFGGRIAEEVFMNQMTTGASNDFERATQIARDMVTRYGMTDELGPMVYAENEGEVFLGRSITKQVNVSEETMQKVDKEIRKIIDQQYAVARKLIEDNKDKMHAMAKALLEWETIDAEQIDDIMAGRPPRPPKDWTPNDGKPGGDGNAPSVNTDGAPATA; the protein is encoded by the coding sequence GTGAACAATCAATGGTTCTCGAAAGTGGCCGTTTGGCTGGTGATCGCGTTGGTGCTGTTCACCGTTTTCAAGCAGTTCGACCGGGGTGTCGCGACTGCCGGCCAGATCGGTTACTCCGATTTCCTGGAAGAGGTGCGCAACGGCCGCATCAAGCAGGTCACCCTGCAGGAAGGCCCCGGCGGGGCCGAGATCGTTGCGCTCACCAATGACGACCGGCGCATCCGCACCACGGCCACCCATTTCGACCGGGGCCTGGTCGGCGACCTGATCAACCACAACGTCAAGTTCGACGTCAAGCCGCGCGAGGAGCCCTCGCTGCTGATGAGCATCCTCATCAGCTGGGGGCCGATGCTGCTGCTCATCGGCGTGTGGATCTACTTCATGCGGCAGATGCAGGGCGGCGGCAAGGGCGGGGCGTTCAGCTTCGGCAAGAGCCGTGCCCGCATGCTCGACGAGAGCAACAACTCCATCACCTTCGCCGACGTGGCCGGCTGCGACGAGGCCAAGGAGGAGGTGCGCGAGCTGGTCGACTTCCTGAAGGACCCGCAGAAGTTCCAGAAGCTGGGCGGGCGCATCCCGCGCGGCGTGCTGATGGTCGGCCCGCCGGGCACCGGCAAGACGCTGCTGGCCAAGGCGATTGCCGGCGAGGCCAAGGTGCCGTTCTTCTCGATCTCCGGTTCCGACTTCGTCGAGATGTTCGTCGGCGTCGGCGCGGCGCGCGTGCGCGACATGTTCGAGCAGGCCAAGAAGAACGCGCCCTGCATCATCTTCATCGACGAGATCGACGCGGTGGGCCGCCATCGTGGCGCCGGCCTGGGCGGCGGCAACGACGAGCGCGAACAGACGCTGAACCAGATGCTGGTCGAGATGGACGGCTTCGAGACCAACCTGGGCGTGATCGTGATCGCCGCGACCAACCGTCCGGACATCCTGGACCCGGCGCTGCTGCGCCCGGGCCGCTTCGACCGGCAGGTCTACGTCACGCTGCCTGACGTGCGCGGCCGCGAGCAGATCCTGAACGTGCACATGCGCAAGGTGCCGATCGGCACCGACGTGCGGCCGGACATCCTGGCACGCGGCACGCCGGGCTTCTCGGGCGCCGACCTGGCCAACCTGGTCAACGAGGCGGCGCTGTTCGCCGCGCGCCGCAATGCCCGCGTGGTCGAGATGCAGGACTTCGAGAAGGCCAAGGACAAGATCCTGATGGGCCCGGAACGCAAGTCCATGATCATGCCCGAGGAGGAGCGCCGCAACACCGCCTACCACGAGGCCGGGCACGCGCTGGTGGCCAAGCTGCTGCCCAAGACCGACCCGGTGCACAAGGTGACCATCATCCCGCGCGGCCGGGCGCTGGGCGTGACGATGCAGCTGCCCGAGGGCGACCGCTACAGCATGGACAAGGAGCGCATGCTCAACACCATCTCGGTGCTGTTCGGTGGCCGCATCGCGGAAGAGGTGTTCATGAACCAGATGACCACCGGCGCGAGCAACGACTTCGAGCGCGCGACGCAGATCGCCCGCGACATGGTCACCCGCTACGGCATGACCGACGAGCTGGGCCCGATGGTCTACGCCGAGAACGAGGGCGAGGTGTTCCTGGGCCGCTCGATCACCAAGCAGGTGAATGTCTCGGAAGAGACCATGCAGAAGGTCGACAAGGAGATCCGCAAGATCATCGACCAGCAGTACGCGGTGGCGCGCAAGCTGATCGAGGACAACAAGGACAAGATGCACGCGATGGCCAAGGCGCTGCTCGAGTGGGAGACCATCGACGCCGAGCAGATCGACGACATCATGGCCGGCCGGCCGCCGCGTCCGCCCAAGGACTGGACGCCCAACGACGGCAAGCCGGGCGGCGACGGCAACGCGCCCTCGGTCAACACCGACGGTGCGCCGGCCACGGCCTGA
- a CDS encoding RlmE family RNA methyltransferase has product MKIKTKSKKVNKAWLHDHLTDPYVKLAQKEGYRSRAAYKLKEIDEEMQLIRPGQLVVDLGAAPGAWSQYVRRKFAGAGAAAGELDGTIIALDLLDFEPIEGVTFIQGDFREDSVLERLKEAVGGRPVDVVVSDMAPNLSGIEVSDAARIAHLVELAVEFAQAHLKPEGALVCKVFHGSGYSQLVELFKRTFRMVKAIKPKASRDRSAETFLVGRGLKRVG; this is encoded by the coding sequence ATGAAGATCAAGACCAAGAGCAAGAAGGTTAACAAGGCGTGGCTGCATGACCACCTCACCGATCCGTACGTGAAGCTGGCCCAGAAGGAGGGCTACCGTTCCCGCGCCGCGTACAAGCTCAAGGAAATCGACGAGGAGATGCAGCTGATCCGGCCCGGGCAGCTGGTGGTCGACCTGGGGGCGGCCCCGGGCGCCTGGAGCCAGTACGTGCGGCGCAAGTTCGCCGGTGCCGGGGCGGCGGCCGGCGAGCTCGACGGCACCATCATCGCGCTGGACCTGCTCGACTTCGAGCCGATCGAGGGGGTGACCTTCATCCAGGGGGATTTCCGCGAGGACAGCGTGCTGGAGCGCCTGAAGGAGGCGGTCGGCGGTCGCCCGGTGGACGTCGTGGTGTCGGACATGGCGCCCAACCTGTCCGGCATCGAGGTGTCGGATGCGGCCCGGATCGCCCACCTGGTGGAGCTGGCGGTCGAGTTCGCCCAGGCCCACCTGAAGCCCGAGGGGGCCCTGGTCTGCAAGGTGTTCCACGGCAGCGGCTACAGCCAGCTGGTCGAGCTGTTCAAGCGCACCTTCCGGATGGTCAAGGCGATCAAGCCGAAGGCCTCGCGGGACCGCTCCGCAGAAACCTTTCTGGTCGGCCGGGGTCTGAAACGGGTCGGCTGA
- the carA gene encoding glutamine-hydrolyzing carbamoyl-phosphate synthase small subunit, translated as MLPQLPQALLALADGTVFRGTSIGAAGHTVGEVVFNTALTGYQEILTDPSYCRQIVTLTYPHIGNVGVNPEDIEATKVHAAGLIIKDLPVLESNFRMTQTLPQYLREQGTVAIAGIDTRRLTRILRTKGAQNGCILALPEGQSITEAHVQEAIAKAQAAPSMAGLDLAKVVSTDGPYEWSETEWKLGAGYGRQSAPRFHVVAYDFGVKRNILRMLAERGCKVTVLPATSTAAEALKHQPDGIFLSNGPGDPEPCDYAIEAARELIEHGIPTFGICLGHQIMALASGAKTFKMKFGHHGANHPVKDLDTGRVSITSQNHGFAVDEKSLPANLRATHVSLFDGTLQGLARTDRPAFCFQGHPEASPGPHDIGYLFDRFVALMENKNA; from the coding sequence GTGCTGCCGCAACTGCCTCAAGCACTCCTTGCACTCGCAGACGGCACGGTCTTTCGTGGTACCTCGATCGGCGCAGCCGGTCACACGGTCGGTGAAGTCGTCTTCAACACGGCGCTCACCGGCTATCAGGAAATCCTCACCGACCCCAGCTACTGCCGGCAGATCGTGACGCTCACGTATCCGCACATCGGCAACGTCGGCGTGAACCCTGAGGACATCGAGGCGACGAAAGTCCATGCCGCCGGCCTCATCATCAAGGACCTGCCGGTCCTGGAATCGAACTTCCGGATGACGCAGACGCTGCCGCAGTACCTGCGCGAGCAGGGCACGGTGGCGATCGCTGGCATCGACACGCGGCGGCTGACCCGCATCCTGCGCACCAAGGGCGCGCAGAACGGCTGCATCCTGGCGCTGCCCGAGGGGCAATCGATCACCGAGGCGCACGTGCAGGAGGCCATCGCGAAGGCGCAGGCCGCCCCCAGCATGGCAGGCCTGGACCTGGCCAAGGTCGTCAGCACCGACGGTCCCTACGAGTGGTCCGAGACCGAATGGAAGCTCGGTGCCGGCTACGGCCGCCAGTCCGCGCCGCGCTTCCACGTCGTGGCGTACGACTTCGGCGTCAAGCGCAACATCCTGCGCATGCTGGCCGAGCGCGGCTGCAAGGTCACGGTGCTGCCGGCGACCTCGACCGCGGCCGAGGCGCTGAAACACCAGCCCGACGGCATCTTCCTGAGCAACGGCCCCGGCGACCCGGAGCCGTGCGACTACGCGATCGAGGCCGCGCGCGAGCTGATCGAGCACGGCATCCCGACCTTCGGCATCTGCCTGGGCCACCAGATCATGGCGCTGGCCTCGGGCGCGAAGACCTTCAAGATGAAGTTCGGCCACCACGGGGCCAACCACCCGGTCAAGGACCTCGACACCGGCCGCGTCAGCATCACCAGCCAGAACCACGGCTTTGCGGTGGACGAGAAGTCGCTGCCCGCGAACCTGCGCGCCACGCACGTGAGCCTGTTCGACGGCACGCTGCAGGGGCTGGCGCGCACCGACCGGCCGGCGTTCTGCTTCCAGGGCCACCCGGAAGCCTCGCCCGGCCCGCATGACATCGGTTACCTGTTCGACCGCTTCGTGGCGCTGATGGAGAACAAGAATGCCTAA
- the carB gene encoding carbamoyl-phosphate synthase large subunit, with amino-acid sequence MPKRQDLKSILIIGAGPIVIGQACEFDYSGAQACKALRQEGYKVILVNSNPATIMTDPEMADVTYIEPITWQVVERIIEKERPDAILPTMGGQTALNCALDLHRHGVLAKYGVEMIGANEHAIEKAEDRLKFKEAMTKIGLESAKSGIAHSMEEAWAVQKRIAAETGGTGFPVVIRPSFTLGGTGGGIAYNPEEFEEICKRGLDLSPTNELLIEESLIGWKEFEMEVVRDKADNCIIICSIENLDPMGIHTGDSITVAPAQTLTDKEYQLMRNASVAILREIGVDTGGSNVQFAINPKNGRMIVIEMNPRVSRSSALASKATGFPIAKIAAKLAVGYTLDELRNEITGGATPASFEPTIDYVVTKIPRFAFEKFREADPHLTTQMKSVGEVMAMGRTFQESFQKALRGLETGIDGLSERSTDREEIEQELGEPGPERILYVADAFRIGMTLEEVFEETAIDPWFLAQIRELVEVEAGLAGRTLASLSAEELRFLKRKGFSDRRLAKLLGSSEHEVRKARHALGVRPVYKRVDTCAAEFATQTAYMYSSYDEECEAEPTDRRKIMVLGGGPNRIGQGIEFDYCCVHAALAMREDGYETIMVNCNPETVSTDYDTSDRLYFEPLTLEDVLEIVEKEKPFGVIVQYGGQTPLKLALDLEANGVPIIGTSPDSIDIAEDRERFQQLLNDLGLKQPPNRTARTEEEALKLAQEIGYPLVVRPSYVLGGRAMEIVHGDKDLERYMREAVKVSEKSPVLLDRFLDDAIEVDVDCISDGEEVMIGGIMEHIEQAGVHSGDSACSLPPYSLPQSLQDELRRQTKAMAKALKVVGLMNVQFAIQGEGDDAVVYVLEVNPRASRTVPYVSKATGQPLAKIAARCMAGQKLRDQKGVRGEVVPPYFTVKEAVFPFNKFPGVDPILGPEMRSTGEVMGVGRTFGEAMLKSQLAAGSRLPSGGTVCITVKNGDKERAVAVARELHQLGFQLVATKGTAAAIAAAGIPVRTVNKIKDGRPHIADLVKAGEIQLVFTTVDETRTAIADSRYIRMAAIANRVTYYTTMAGCEAAVEAMKHQADLTVYSLQELHNQLN; translated from the coding sequence ATGCCTAAGCGGCAAGACCTGAAATCGATCCTCATCATCGGCGCCGGCCCGATCGTCATCGGCCAGGCGTGCGAGTTCGACTATTCCGGCGCGCAGGCCTGCAAGGCGCTGCGCCAGGAAGGCTACAAGGTCATCCTGGTCAACAGCAACCCGGCGACCATCATGACCGACCCGGAGATGGCCGATGTCACCTACATCGAGCCCATCACCTGGCAGGTGGTCGAGCGCATCATCGAGAAGGAGCGCCCGGACGCGATCCTGCCGACCATGGGCGGCCAGACCGCGCTGAACTGCGCCCTGGACCTGCACCGCCACGGGGTGCTGGCCAAGTACGGCGTGGAGATGATCGGCGCCAACGAGCACGCGATCGAGAAGGCCGAGGACCGCCTCAAGTTCAAGGAGGCGATGACCAAGATCGGCCTGGAATCGGCCAAGTCCGGCATCGCCCACTCGATGGAAGAGGCCTGGGCGGTGCAGAAGCGCATCGCCGCGGAGACCGGCGGCACGGGCTTCCCGGTCGTGATCCGCCCGAGCTTCACGCTCGGCGGCACCGGCGGCGGCATCGCCTACAACCCGGAAGAGTTCGAGGAGATCTGCAAGCGCGGCCTGGACCTGTCGCCTACCAACGAACTGCTGATCGAGGAATCGCTGATCGGCTGGAAAGAGTTCGAGATGGAGGTGGTGCGCGACAAGGCCGACAACTGCATCATCATCTGCTCGATCGAGAACCTGGACCCGATGGGCATCCACACCGGCGACTCGATCACGGTGGCGCCGGCGCAGACGCTGACCGACAAGGAATACCAGCTGATGCGCAACGCCTCGGTGGCGATCCTGCGCGAGATCGGCGTGGACACGGGCGGCTCGAACGTGCAGTTCGCGATCAACCCGAAGAACGGGCGCATGATCGTCATCGAGATGAACCCGCGCGTGTCGCGTTCCTCGGCGCTGGCGTCCAAGGCCACCGGCTTCCCGATCGCCAAGATCGCCGCCAAGCTGGCGGTGGGCTACACGCTCGACGAGCTGCGCAACGAGATCACCGGCGGCGCGACGCCGGCGAGCTTCGAGCCGACCATCGACTACGTCGTCACCAAGATCCCGCGCTTCGCGTTCGAGAAGTTCCGCGAGGCCGACCCGCACCTGACCACCCAGATGAAGTCGGTGGGCGAGGTGATGGCCATGGGCCGCACCTTCCAGGAAAGCTTCCAGAAGGCGCTGCGTGGCCTGGAGACCGGCATCGACGGCCTGAGCGAGCGCAGCACCGACCGTGAGGAGATCGAGCAGGAGCTGGGCGAGCCCGGCCCCGAGCGCATCCTCTATGTCGCCGACGCCTTCCGCATCGGCATGACGCTGGAGGAGGTGTTCGAGGAAACCGCGATCGATCCCTGGTTCCTGGCGCAGATCCGCGAGCTGGTCGAGGTCGAGGCGGGCCTGGCCGGCCGCACGCTGGCCAGCCTGTCGGCCGAGGAACTGCGCTTCCTCAAGCGCAAGGGCTTTTCCGACCGGCGCCTGGCCAAGCTGCTGGGCTCCAGCGAGCACGAGGTGCGCAAGGCGCGCCATGCGCTGGGCGTGCGCCCGGTCTACAAGCGCGTCGACACCTGCGCCGCCGAGTTCGCGACGCAGACCGCCTACATGTACTCCAGCTATGACGAGGAGTGCGAGGCCGAGCCGACCGACCGCAGGAAGATCATGGTGCTGGGCGGCGGCCCGAACCGCATCGGCCAGGGCATCGAGTTCGACTACTGCTGCGTGCACGCGGCGCTAGCGATGCGCGAGGACGGGTACGAGACCATCATGGTCAACTGCAACCCGGAGACCGTCTCGACCGACTACGACACCTCGGACCGCCTGTACTTCGAGCCGCTGACGCTGGAAGACGTGCTGGAGATCGTCGAGAAGGAAAAGCCCTTCGGCGTGATCGTCCAGTACGGCGGCCAGACCCCGCTGAAGCTGGCGCTGGACCTGGAGGCCAACGGCGTGCCCATCATCGGCACCTCGCCGGACAGCATCGACATCGCCGAGGACCGCGAGCGCTTCCAGCAGCTGCTCAACGACCTGGGCCTGAAGCAGCCGCCCAACCGCACCGCGCGCACCGAGGAAGAGGCGCTCAAGCTCGCGCAGGAGATCGGCTACCCGCTGGTGGTGCGCCCGAGCTACGTGCTGGGCGGTCGTGCGATGGAGATCGTGCACGGCGACAAGGACCTGGAGCGCTACATGCGCGAGGCGGTCAAGGTCTCCGAGAAGTCGCCGGTGCTGCTGGACCGCTTCCTGGATGACGCGATCGAGGTCGACGTCGACTGCATCAGCGACGGCGAGGAGGTCATGATCGGCGGCATCATGGAGCACATCGAACAGGCGGGCGTCCACTCGGGCGACTCGGCCTGCTCGCTGCCGCCGTACTCGCTGCCGCAGTCGCTGCAGGACGAGCTGCGCCGCCAGACCAAGGCGATGGCCAAGGCGCTCAAGGTCGTGGGCCTGATGAACGTGCAGTTCGCGATCCAGGGCGAGGGCGACGACGCGGTCGTCTACGTGCTGGAAGTGAACCCGCGTGCCTCGCGCACCGTGCCGTACGTCTCCAAGGCCACCGGCCAGCCGCTGGCCAAGATCGCCGCGCGCTGCATGGCCGGCCAGAAGCTGCGCGACCAGAAGGGCGTGCGCGGCGAGGTCGTGCCGCCGTACTTCACGGTCAAGGAAGCGGTGTTCCCGTTCAACAAGTTCCCGGGCGTGGACCCGATCCTGGGTCCGGAGATGCGCTCCACCGGCGAGGTCATGGGCGTGGGCCGCACCTTCGGCGAGGCCATGCTCAAGAGCCAGCTGGCCGCCGGCTCGCGCCTGCCTTCGGGCGGCACGGTGTGCATCACGGTCAAGAACGGCGACAAGGAGCGCGCCGTCGCCGTGGCCCGCGAGCTGCACCAGCTCGGCTTCCAGCTGGTGGCGACCAAGGGCACGGCCGCAGCGATCGCCGCGGCCGGCATCCCGGTGCGCACCGTCAACAAGATCAAGGACGGTCGTCCGCACATCGCCGACCTGGTCAAGGCCGGCGAGATCCAGCTGGTGTTCACCACCGTGGACGAAACCCGCACGGCGATCGCGGATTCCCGCTACATCCGCATGGCCGCGATCGCCAACCGGGTGACCTACTACACCACCATGGCCGGCTGCGAGGCCGCCGTCGAGGCGATGAAGCACCAGGCCGACCTGACGGTGTACTCGCTCCAGGAACTGCACAACCAGCTAAACTAA
- the bfr gene encoding bacterioferritin gives MKGDPKVIEYLNAQLKNELTAINQYFLHYRMLKHWGLDKLARKEYEESIGEMKHADRLMDRILMLDGLPNLQDLGKLLVGEDTVEILRCDLQLEQAAQATIKDGIAYCESVRDYVSRDLLQDILDDTEEHIDFLETQLELVDKVGVQNYLQAQMGELS, from the coding sequence ATGAAGGGCGACCCCAAGGTCATCGAGTACCTGAACGCGCAGCTGAAGAACGAGCTGACCGCCATCAACCAGTACTTCCTGCATTACCGCATGCTGAAGCACTGGGGCCTGGACAAGCTGGCACGCAAGGAATACGAGGAATCCATCGGCGAGATGAAGCACGCCGACCGGCTGATGGACCGCATCCTGATGCTCGACGGGCTGCCCAACCTGCAGGACCTCGGCAAGCTGCTGGTCGGCGAGGACACGGTCGAGATCCTGCGCTGCGACCTGCAGCTCGAGCAGGCCGCCCAGGCCACGATCAAGGACGGCATCGCCTACTGCGAATCGGTGCGCGACTACGTCTCGCGCGACCTGCTGCAGGACATCCTGGACGACACCGAGGAACACATCGACTTCCTCGAAACCCAGCTGGAACTGGTCGACAAGGTCGGCGTGCAGAACTACCTGCAGGCCCAGATGGGCGAACTCAGCTGA
- a CDS encoding DUF4149 domain-containing protein, with the protein MTLLRLRGWLAGLWAGAVLCIGALAAPSLFAVLERAQAGLAAGRMFKLEAALSLALAVVLLLVERRVAARRVESGAARSLVSAELLLVLGVLFCTVAGYYALIPLMEEARAGTGRWTFMQLHGVSSAFFGVKALLLAALAWRCAAPR; encoded by the coding sequence ATGACGCTGTTGCGCCTGCGCGGCTGGCTGGCCGGCCTGTGGGCCGGCGCCGTGCTGTGCATCGGCGCCCTGGCGGCGCCGTCGCTGTTCGCGGTGCTGGAACGCGCCCAGGCGGGGCTCGCCGCCGGGCGCATGTTCAAGCTCGAGGCGGCGCTGAGCCTGGCGCTGGCGGTGGTGCTGCTGCTGGTCGAGCGCCGGGTGGCCGCGCGCCGGGTCGAGTCGGGCGCCGCCCGTTCGCTGGTCAGCGCCGAGCTGCTGCTGGTGCTGGGCGTGCTGTTCTGCACGGTGGCGGGCTACTACGCGCTGATCCCGCTGATGGAGGAGGCCCGCGCCGGGACCGGCCGCTGGACCTTCATGCAGCTGCACGGCGTCTCGAGCGCCTTCTTCGGCGTCAAGGCGCTGCTGCTCGCGGCGCTGGCCTGGCGCTGCGCCGCCCCGCGCTGA